The Arachis duranensis cultivar V14167 chromosome 2, aradu.V14167.gnm2.J7QH, whole genome shotgun sequence genome has a window encoding:
- the LOC107476090 gene encoding protein FAR1-RELATED SEQUENCE 5-like: protein MQDLSNAAALSSTFDSAALSSAHNTAGVHSFRMAESQEERAASEGPPLCTSPSRNLLMEVDIVEPLVCVASEVSENLSNEQENLAANVAEHGHKLNKLSDVMDVGSEEMEPGDELPDHGNLQEDEIPRVGMRFPQLQMAHDFYVSYAKKAGFATKIRTTTFDKITKAPINQAIHCNRDGIRESRVKAPTRKNTISAAGCKARIYVKFDKDVQDWVLLKADLTHSHPCSPKKAVHYHEYRQLTMHAKCVIEDNDEAGIRPNKTFLALSNEAGGPSNLGFSEKDLRNYITARLRSSNVNADVREMMSYFRRMKDINPNFFYAVKLDDECKFKSAVWVDARCKASYEYYGDVVSVDSTYNRNRHGLPFVSFVGVNHHGKSTILGCALLGNEEIQVMSGFSANGFSNMFDLYDDRRMWVPIYFKGEFWTGMRSTQRSESMHAFYGGYLHSKTSLVQFVHEYDNVLGVKEQRELEDDAADSRGVIPCATTSPIEKQFQQEYTTSIFRDVQIEFVRKANCRVSAVDEQGPVVCVKVEEEKLLNDTILCVPYDVHFDRSTHELRCECNLFESSGVLCCHCLEVFHSYKVYKVPSCYILPRWSKKIKRKHTYVKSSHDVSRSDESHVAFRKLCAHFYNVAQEFLGDDEETALLHVALGETRAKLATHRAKKRSESMAETQTNIGSQSSNDVGVDDIQGPSKVTTKGRPKSKRLGSALEKSIKNSRRRKQKNSHPVVRPHTFQDINHCDVSSLDVPKQDGGFMSLLSSFNQKWD from the exons ATGCAGGATCTTTCCAACGCAGCCGCCCTCTCATCTACGTTCGATAGCGCCGCCCTCTCATCTGCACACAACACAGCCGGTGTTCACTCCTTCAGAATGGCAGAATCGCAAGAAGAACGTGCTGCAAGTGAGGGTCCTCCTTTATGCACATCACCTAGCCGAAATTTATTAATGGAGGTTGATATAGTTGAACCGTTAGTTTGTGTTGCCTCTGAAGTTTCTGAAAATTTATCAAACGAACAAGAAAACTTAGCCGCCAATGTCGCAGAGCATGGTCACAAGTTAAACAAG TTGTCGGATGTTATGGATGTTGGAAGTGAAGAGATGGAGCCTGGTGATGAG tTACCAGATCATGGTAACCTACAAGAAGATGAGATACCAAGAGTTGGAATGCGATTTCCTCAGCTGCAGATGGCGCATGACTTTTATGTGTCCTATGCAAAGAAAGCTGGATTTGCAACTAAGATAAGGACGACAACATTTGACAAGATCACAAAGGCTCCCATTAACCAGGCTATACACTGTAATCGCGATGGGATCCGCGAGTCTCGTGTTAAAGCACCAACACGGAAGAATACGATTTCAGCTGCTGGGTGCAAGGCAAGGATATATGTAAAGTTTGATAAAGACGTGCAAGACTGGGTTCTGCTCAAGGCTGACTTGACGCACTCTCACCCTTGTTCACCGAAAAAGGCAGTGCACTATCATGAGTATAGGCAGTTGACCATGCATGCGAAGTGCGTGATCGAGGATAATGATGAGGCTGGGATTCGACCAAACAAGACATTCCTTGCTTTGTCAAATGAGGCTGGTGGCCCCTCTAACTTGGGATTCTCAGAgaaggatttaagaaattatataaCAGCAAGGCTCCGAAGTAGCAACGTTAATGCGGATGTCAGGGAGATGATGAGCTACTTTAGGAGAATGAAGGACATCAATCCGAACTTCTTTTACGCGGTGAAGTTGGACGATGAGTGTAAATTTAAGAGTGCAGTATGGGTTGATGCAAGGTGTAAGGCGTCGTATGAATACTATGGAGACGTCGTGTCAGTTGATAGCACGTACAATAGAAATAG GCATGGATTACCGTTTGTGTCGTTCGTTGGGGTCAACCACCATGGTAAGTCAACCATCCTCGGTTGTGCTTTGCTGGGGAATGAGGAAATCCAAGTTATGAGTGGGTTTTCAGCCAATGG GTTTAGTAATATGTTTG ATCTGTATGATGACCGACGCATGTGGGTCCCAATATACTTCAAGGGTGAATTTTGGACAGGAATGCGGAGTACGCAAAGGAGTGAGAGCATGCACGCATTCTACGGTGGATACTTACACAGTAAAACTAGCTTGGTCCAATTTGTTCATGAATATGACAATGTGCTTGGAGTCAAGGAGCAGAGGGAACTGGAGGATGATGCTGCAGACTCGAGGGGGGTTATCCCTTGTGCAACTACCTCGCCTATAGAGAAACAGTTTCAGCAAGAGTATACCACGAGCATTTTTAGGGATGTTCAAATTGAGTTTGTGAGGAAGGCTAACTGCAGAGTTTCTGCAGTTGATGAACAGGGTCCAGTGGTCTGCGTGAAGGTGGAAGAGGAGAAACTACTCAACGATACTATTCTATGCGTTCCGTATGATGTTCACTTTGACCGTTCCACACATGAGCTTCGTTGTGAATGCAATCTTTTTGAGAGTTCAGGTGTGTTATGCTGTCACTGCCTTGAAGTTTTCCATTCGTATAAAGTGTACAAAGTACCGTCTTGTTATATTCTGCCTCGATGGAGCAAGAAGATAAAGCGCAAGCATACGTATGTCAAAAGTAGCCATGATGTCAGTCGGTCAGATGAGAGTCATGTTGCATTTAGGAAACTGTGTGCACACTTCTATAATGTTGCTCAAGAGTTCCTCGGTGATGATGAAGAAACAGCATTGCTGCATGTTGCTTTGGGAGAAACAAGGGCTAAGTTGGCTACGCACCGTGCCAAAAAGAGGTCCGAGAGCATGGCAGAGACTCAGACCAACATTGGCTCTCAGAGTTCGAATGATGTCGGTGTTGATGACATCCAAGGCCCATCGAAGGTCACCACAAAGGGTAGGCCAAAAAGTAAGAGGCTTGGCTCTGCCCTTGAGAAGTCCATCAAGAATTCAAGACggagaaaacaaaagaattcaCATCCG GTGGTTCGTCCGCACACATTTCAAGATATAAACCATTGTGATGTTTCTAGCCTGGATGTTCCCAAACAAGACGGTGGTTTCATGTCTTTGTTAAGCTCCTTCAACCAAAAATGGGATTAG
- the LOC107476126 gene encoding universal stress protein PHOS34, protein MIYSYKLKKIMEEGGGGEERRMKMKAMVAIDESEGSFYALKWALDNFFIDNNNNNEEGSIMVYLVNVQPKFQQHIYPVGVAGAAFYPATAVMESVRKAQEESSAAILSKASKMCKDKLVKAESIILKGDPREMICQAAEQMNVNLLVIGSRGLGTIKRAFLGSVSDYCAHHVKIPIVIVKPPPEDQTKKQH, encoded by the exons ATGATATACTCatacaaattaaagaaaataatggaggaaggtggtggtggagaagagaggaggatgaagatgaaGGCGATGGTGGCCATAGATGAGAGTGAGGGAAGCTTCTATGCTCTAAAATGGGCCCTTGATAACTTCTTCattgacaataataataacaatgaagAAGGCAGCATAATGGTGTATCTTGTTAATGTTCAACCCAAATTCCAACAACATATCTACCCCGTTGGAGTCGCTGGAGCTG CATTTTATCCTGCAACTGCTGTTATGGAATCTGTTAGGAAAGCCCAGGAAGAAAGTTCCGCAGCTATTCTCTCTAAAGCCTCCAAGATGTGCAAGGATAAGTTG GTGAAAGCAGAAAGTATAATTTTGAAAGGAGACCCAAGGGAAATGATTTGTCAAGCCGCAGAGCAAATGAATGTTAATCTTCTGGTCATAGGTAGCCGTGGCCTTGGCACAATCAAAAG GGCATTCCTTGGAAGTGTAAGCGATTATTGTGCTCATCATGTCAAAATCCCAATCGTTATTGTGAAGCCACCACCAGAGGATCAAACTAAAAAGCAACACTAA